In one window of Prosthecobacter fusiformis DNA:
- a CDS encoding AraC family transcriptional regulator codes for MKSITQKAKPTPKHRANEPLATVLGQLVREEGFGVSSLPDVRLMYSTETYPSAPVSYDPSIVIIAQGYKHGRLADRAFTYDASHYLVLSLPLPFECQTIGSKEEPMLGMAVRVNPATIAELLLEMDTPPSAIMAPEQAIDAMPLTPELGDAALRLARCLQSPFEARILGPHIIREMTYRALCGGQGPALRALATPQSSFGQIARAMRRIHLDFGSTLDVASLAREAGMSVSTFHAHFKAVTSYPPLRYLQTIRLHKAQVFMVNGMAVAEAANKVGYESPSQFSREFKRLFGGTPKEITSKSKIALSMFA; via the coding sequence ATGAAAAGCATCACTCAAAAAGCTAAACCAACGCCTAAGCATCGGGCTAATGAACCTCTGGCTACTGTGCTGGGTCAGCTTGTGCGTGAAGAGGGTTTTGGTGTTTCCAGCCTCCCAGATGTGCGCTTGATGTATTCTACGGAGACCTATCCCAGTGCACCGGTTTCGTATGACCCGAGCATTGTCATCATCGCGCAAGGGTACAAACATGGGCGACTGGCGGACCGCGCCTTTACTTATGATGCTAGCCATTACCTGGTGCTATCGCTGCCGCTGCCCTTCGAGTGCCAGACGATTGGGTCCAAAGAGGAGCCGATGCTGGGGATGGCCGTGCGGGTGAATCCGGCGACGATTGCCGAGCTACTGTTGGAGATGGATACACCGCCTTCGGCGATTATGGCACCGGAGCAGGCCATTGATGCGATGCCTTTGACACCTGAGCTGGGGGATGCGGCATTGCGGCTGGCGCGTTGCCTTCAGTCACCTTTTGAAGCGCGTATCCTGGGGCCGCACATCATTCGTGAGATGACCTATCGTGCGCTGTGTGGCGGGCAGGGACCGGCCTTACGTGCGCTAGCGACGCCGCAGAGCAGCTTTGGCCAGATTGCCAGGGCGATGCGGCGCATCCATTTGGATTTTGGAAGCACGCTGGATGTGGCTTCGTTGGCGAGGGAGGCGGGCATGAGTGTCTCCACTTTTCATGCCCATTTTAAAGCGGTGACTTCGTATCCACCCTTGCGTTATTTGCAGACGATCCGCCTGCATAAAGCGCAGGTTTTTATGGTCAACGGCATGGCGGTGGCGGAGGCGGCAAATAAGGTGGGATACGAAAGCCCATCGCAGTTTAGCCGCGAGTTCAAAAGGCTTTTTGGTGGCACGCCGAAGGAGATCACCTCCAAGTCCAAGATCGCGCTGTCGATGTTTGCGTGA
- a CDS encoding polysaccharide pyruvyl transferase family protein, giving the protein MTTRRHFIASVTAALGGSAFAASGKPKTVLLQSAWDTINIGDIGHTPGTLRILEEHLPEVRVVLWASKLDERVEALLRKRFPKVEIVQGGLAGKSKKDAALREAIAGCDLFIRNSGMGQGTDYMEYCRDAAKPYGLYGQSFFPNMVEGKGAEERIKLLNNAAFIYCRETKTLDILKNAGVKTPVLEFGPDGCFGIDVRDEERGLATMKKLGLEDRQFITLQLRTHTAKHPGVDNPPLNPLNPTPQMVADDERRAAKYRELVTMWVQKTGKKVLIAPEVKKEMVHNKRLIYDLLPPEIQKNVLNLETFWNADEAASVFARAHTIVCHEPHSPIIALANGTPIIHTYSEFHSPKCWMFKDIGLGEWLLEFDETPVEKMAETLLAIDSDYPAALAKVKKAMDFVHERQGATMKVVGEITGAA; this is encoded by the coding sequence ATGACCACACGCCGCCATTTTATCGCCTCCGTCACCGCCGCCTTGGGCGGTTCCGCCTTTGCTGCCTCTGGCAAGCCGAAGACTGTCCTGCTGCAATCTGCATGGGATACGATCAACATTGGTGACATCGGTCACACTCCTGGTACGCTGAGAATTCTGGAGGAGCATCTACCCGAGGTGCGCGTGGTGCTGTGGGCATCGAAGCTGGATGAGCGGGTGGAGGCTTTGCTGCGCAAGCGTTTTCCTAAAGTGGAAATCGTGCAGGGTGGGCTGGCCGGGAAAAGTAAAAAGGATGCTGCGCTGCGGGAAGCCATCGCAGGATGTGACTTATTCATTCGCAATTCCGGGATGGGCCAGGGCACGGATTACATGGAATATTGCCGGGACGCGGCCAAGCCCTACGGTCTCTATGGACAGTCCTTTTTCCCCAACATGGTGGAAGGAAAAGGTGCGGAAGAACGCATCAAGCTGCTGAACAATGCGGCCTTCATTTACTGCCGTGAAACCAAGACGCTGGATATCCTGAAAAACGCGGGTGTGAAGACTCCCGTGCTGGAGTTTGGCCCGGATGGCTGCTTCGGCATTGATGTGCGCGATGAGGAACGCGGTCTCGCAACCATGAAAAAGCTGGGGCTGGAGGATCGGCAGTTCATCACTCTGCAACTGCGCACGCACACAGCTAAGCACCCAGGGGTGGACAATCCGCCGCTGAATCCTCTGAACCCGACGCCGCAGATGGTGGCCGATGATGAAAGGCGCGCGGCGAAGTATCGTGAACTGGTGACGATGTGGGTGCAGAAGACCGGCAAGAAGGTGCTCATCGCCCCCGAGGTAAAGAAGGAGATGGTGCATAACAAACGATTGATCTACGACCTGCTGCCGCCAGAGATCCAAAAGAACGTATTGAACCTGGAGACCTTCTGGAATGCGGATGAGGCGGCTTCCGTTTTCGCTCGTGCTCACACCATTGTCTGCCATGAACCGCATTCGCCGATCATCGCACTGGCGAATGGTACGCCGATCATTCACACCTACTCGGAATTTCACAGCCCCAAGTGCTGGATGTTCAAGGACATCGGTTTGGGTGAATGGCTGCTGGAGTTTGATGAAACGCCCGTGGAAAAAATGGCGGAGACGTTGCTGGCCATTGATTCGGATTACCCGGCTGCGCTCGCCAAGGTGAAGAAGGCGATGGACTTTGTCCACGAGCGCCAGGGCGCGACAATGAAAGTGGTGGGCGAGATCACGGGCGCTGCCTGA